The DNA segment TAAATTGTTAGTCTCATACGTCTCAACTGAACATATAGTCAGGCATGGTGTCCATCAccagtttgtctggtccagtttaCTTTCAAGCTGCCAATTAACAACAGAGTTTGCCAGTTAACAACAAAAAGAATGCCTTGTCAAATTACACGTCTCACTGAATCAACTGAAAACACTTCACTTGTGGATGATCCCTTCAAGAACAAATCAATTCTTCTGAAGTGTTGTTTAATACCACTCAACAAACTTTACAGAAATATGACAGCAATCATTAAATAAcctgtctggaccaaacaatccagtgatcaaaagcatgagctttgatctatacaactgggatacgatgacgtgttagccaagttagcaagcctgaccacctgatccctttagttgcctcaTACAAGTATCTGTTGCAGAACATCAGTTCTGACCCGTATCTCCACGAGATGTACACTGACACAACTGTTGTAATCAACTAAAAATCATCAAAATACTAACCCATTTTCCAGCAAGGTCATGGCCACCACTTCCTGCACTCCTGGATTCTGACTTTTTTCCTCAGAAAACTGTTCAAGATTCCAGCTGGCAATACGAAACACTCGTCTGTTTTTCCACTTAAAATTAAATGGTGTTACTTCCGCCCGAAAGGGTTTTTTGGAAAGTGGACCGAGTATATCCACCAAGTTATCCATGGAAGCTCTGGAACTATTCCTTCCAATGTCAGCACCTTCAAAATGACAATCATTATTGCTGTTATTTGGCAACCCTCCATTTGTGTAAACACTTGGTTTCTTAGCAGCATCGCTGTCATCTAATGTCAAACTATGCTGTATTGCACTCAGTATACTGGGGCCAATGCCCTTCACCTTGACTAGATCATCAATGGATTTAAACGGACCCTTTTTGTCACgatatatcacaatattttcagCAAGACTCTGACCAAGACCCTTGACCTTCATCAACTGGAAGACATTGGCTGAGTTCACGTTGACCTTGACAGGGGACGTCCCGTTTGACTTCTTCCTCTCCCGGTAGCTTGACGTAGTGCTGCTGTTCAAATCCGATTTACTGCCATCAGGTGAATTACTGTGTAAGCTGGGAGTGCGCTTACTACTGACACAAATCTCTGATCGAATATGACTTAATTTTGTTGCACCAACACCTGAAACTAAGGCAAGGTCTTCAATTTTCTTGAAATTGCTGATCTGTCTTCTGTAGTCGATAATATTTTGTGCCGTTGATCTGTTAATGCCTGGAAGTGTCATCAGCTCTTCCTCCGTGGCCACATTAATGTTAAGCAAGGTCGTAGTTGTTTCCGCACTATCATCATCGCCAAATGAAAAATTAAATGTGGCACTTAAATTGCGCCGATGACCCTTGATCCGGGGTGTGCTGATCTTGTTTTCCCTGCATTCCTCAAACGATCGTCGAGGTATGCAGCAACTGTTTACTGCACCCATCTTGTTCTGCTTGTAATATGGCCGCCAATCTCAGCTTGTCATGTGACGTCCTTCATTGGGATGATTGGTTGTTAGTCTTCTACCTTACTGTTTTGTTTCCTTCATATGTTTAAGCTCTTGAACAGTCTGGTTCTTGTTATAAGCCATTTCCTGAAACAgtttaaaaaatgttgaaacatttcatttcactgaaaATTAGATCTAAGCAAAATTTAAACTTCAATATATCTGATTGCTTTAATGGTAGGGCAGGGACACTGGTCGGCCACAATATGACAAACGTCACAATAGTGAAACTATGGTGGTAGAAAAGAAAGTCAAGGATGGAAGGTCCCCATTGTGGACTGACTTCCTCTTTGTCAGACCTCACCACAAATAGCTTGACaattgctgatgttgctgatTGGGATATAGTATCATTTCCATAAGAGCCGATATCACCTCCAAATAATCAACTAGCAGATGTCCGCCAACATGGCAGGCCTTAACCTAGGACTGAGTAGGAGTATGGCAACATGTGCTTTCATTTACTAGTTGCAATTTCTGACCAAAATTTACACAATAGGCCCATTATAAACTACAATTTCATCAATTTGTTAAAAAGATGTCAGACAAAAGCCAAACAAGTATGTGAACTTTGCCATGCGTTTCAGAGTTTCAACAGAGACGAGTTATTGGAACGGACTGATCAGACGGCAACAAAAACTGTCAGAATTGTCAATTCAGCAATCTTGAATCTGTAAAAATAAAACTTCTTTTGCATGTTGTCAAGCCTGAtcgtagttaaacatgtcattACGTAAAGAAGCAGGGTTACTTCCTGCTGAGCATACAGTGATGATTGACTTAAAGTAATGACATCAGATCATGCCAAGACGTAACAGCAGAAGCATGCATGCTTGCTAAGGAACCAAACATATGATATCCTTTGGACAAGGTACATTGTATTTGAATACAAACTGCTACAAAATCGTTCAGCAAGGATGAACATGTAATAATTCATTGActgaagatgagtgagtgagtaggatTTTAGAtacttgtagcaatatttcagcaatatcacagcaggggacaccagaaatgggctccacacattctatccatgttgggaatcgaaccagggtttgggcatgacaagccaatgcttcaaccactaggctactccaccttCCCCTCACTGAAGATGAGAGTACCTACCTGAGGATTCACTGCGGAATACAGACTCAGATTTATTTATGATTCTAAACTATTGACTTATTGGACTATTGAAAGGaaattttggaaaaaaaaacaaacaaatttgaGATTTTCAATAATCATACATTTTTAAGCAATAAAACAATTTGGAATCAGTATTTTCCATTCTCACGTGACTTCTGTAAATACTGGATTATGACTGGTAAATTCAAGTCATTGAGTGGCACATGAACATGTTGTAGTCAGGTCTCTGATATTCCATGTTTTAGTACTACATGGTATAAGGTAAGACACTGCTATTTCTTAATATTTGCTGGAGGGCCTAGATACCTTCCTACCACAGAAAaaatgttggttggttggcttgttactgtttaatgccacactcagcgatATCCCAGTTATATGGTGTCAATCTGGAcctggcaatccagtgatcaacaacatgagcaccaatctatacagttgggatatgacatgtcaaccaagacagcgagtctgaccacacaatcccctTAGTCActctaacaacaacaacaggtcacagaagaccaattctaacccagtgAGTAAGTTCAAATTTATCATCAAATTacattggcagtatttcagcaatattgaattctaacccagatcttcacaggtacagGAGAAAGAGCATAAGGTGTTGGCTACAGTGCAACTGTGAAGGTGAATACTGTCGACACTGCTCAGATCATACATAGCTAGATTGAGGCCAGGCACAAACCATACATTTCAAATCTTGTGTATCTACTTACATCTCAAATTGATATTCTGTTTCATACCAACAACACTAAACAGGTGTCCTGTACTTACCGACTGGTTTCTTACTGTTTTTGCCCTGTATCACCTTATCCTTCGTAAAGACCAATCCTTTACACAATTTTGTCATGGAAATTCTTTTTTGTTTGATAGCCTACACCTTTCCCTGCCTGGGGAGAAATATTACCTGTTACCATTTCCTTTCACCTGATACACTGGAAAAGGAAATAGGACAAATGTAGATCTCAGCTGGACTGCTAAACAATCCACCGTTCTCATGCCTTGCACATACTTCTCCAACATAAAACATTCTGTGAAGTCATTATGTGTAAAGTTAAGTGTTAACTAAACCACTGAGGAAAAATGAACCCTCCCTGCATTTCACAAGTGAGTGGTTTTCGGTTATTAAAGTCAAAGAAATCCTCTGAGGCATTAATGTCATTGACAACAAAACATAATTTATTCTCTGAATAGGACCCTTGAGTTTTATTGAAGGACAGAACATTTTCTCTTTGCAGCTTTAAAAATATCTCTGGTGAAACTATCTCCACTTTCACCAGCTCATCTAGCATATTTCAGATTAGTACAAATTacttattttttaatttgtgttTTTCTCTTCCTCTGAGTTGTTAAACAGCACGTCCTCATCCCTTTGTTCAGTATCAAGGAAAATACATCAAAGGGTGAGCTTACTGCCAATTCTACTCCCTTCAGGCTTAATTCCAGCATTAAGATGACACATCATGCCTTAATTAGAAAACTGTCCAAGCAGTGCTAAACCACacagactgactgactcactcactcacttagtcacCGAAatgctcactcactgttttgaaACTCAAGACATACCAGCAAATCAGCAATACAACAATCGGTGAGCTGTCTCCATTCTGAAATATTCCATAATCGACTGCATCAACAGATGTGAGTCATAGTAATTTGCATATCAAGCAATAATGGCCCTGAACAGTGGATTTAATGGAATAACAATGGTTATCATCAAATACTGCCTCTATGCTTTGGCCAATGTTAGGACAAAGGAATAACCCTCGCAATCACATGACCCTAAAAACTGATTTACTACTTTCTGACTTACAAAATTGTCTTTTTTCAGAATAGTGGGTAAGAACCAATACCTTCTTGTTGACTTAAGCTATTGCTACAATTGTCTCTATTAACATTTGATTCTTCCAATACAAATTGAGAAATATACACAGTACCAACTTGGCCAACTCTTATTTAATAACTTCACTGTACAGGTCCCCAAATAActcaacatatatttcatgaagtCCTGAATACAATGACCTAACAAGGTGTCCCGGTGCCATTTCCATAAGCATTCATATGAGTGTTCTGGTTTAATTATATGCTACATATGTAGCgataaaaactgaaaaatatttgtgcataaaaaataatcatcatcattttcacCATCCTCCACCTcgtcatcctcctcctcctcctcatcatcatcatcaccgtcatcatcatcatcatcatcatcatcatcaccaccaccaccaccatcatcatcatcatcatcatcatcatcaatttttaacattattattgttattattaattAATATTTCAAGTATTTGTTGCTGTTCATCCATCTGTAAGCACTGAGCGATGGAACAGATACTCCCAGACATGGTTTCCTACCTGAGCTTGATCAATGTTGCGCTTCTAGTCCCTGCATCATAGATGAGCCCTGTTGCATTGTATCACACCATAACACTTACAACATCTCTCACGGAGCAGAAACTGACAACAAAGTGTTCCCCTGATAATTCAGTCAAACTGACGACTCACCTGATGGCTCCACAACCTACTGGTAACACATATATATCTGACAGTCTACACAGCAGCACAACATACAGTGTATCCCTACGAAGCCAAGGACCTTCTGTCGACTGTGTGTCACGCCAAACACCACAGCCTTGGTGTATTGAACAGCTACTATTGAGCTGTAACATGTGCAATTTAATTCAAGTGCAGCACGCTTACTCCACTTTTCATACTGCTTTTTGCACTAGGGCTTGCCGTGGATATGATCCGTGACTACCGATCCGTGACGTGTGACCACTACGTACTTATCCTGGTCATGTCTCTTGTACCAGCCTTCAGCACTGATCGTGACATATGGCCAGGTGTGCATCAGATGAATTCCTCTCTGCACTAGAGCAGATTATAATTTCTGCTTCACCTAATTGTGTCTGTGTAAGTAGAGAACAGACTAAATTGAAAATTGTTTTGACACACTGGTGATCTGTAACTGAGGACATAAAGCACACTTGTTCATTAATGGCTACAAGTAACATTTTGAATTCAACAACTAGAGACTCATgatgggtgggggtggggatatGACTGCTTTGTTCTAGGTGTGGGAGATACAAAAGTGTTGTGGGGGTGGGGATATGATTGCTTTGTTCTACGTGTGGGAGATACAAAAGTGTTGTGGGGGTGGGGATATGACTGCTTTGTTCTAGGTGTGGGAGATACAAAAGTGTTGTTGGGGGTGGGGATATGACTGCTTTGTTCTATGTGTGGGAGATACAAAAGTGTTGTTGGGGGTGGGGATATGATTGCTTTGTTCTACGTGTGGGAGATACAAAAGTGTTGTTGGGGGTGAGGATATGACTGCTTTGTTCTAGGTGTGGGAGATACAAAAGTGTTGTGGGGGTGGGGATATGACTGCTTTGTTCTAGGTGTGGGAGATACAAAAGTGTTGTTGGGGGTGGGGATATGACTGCTTTGTTCTAGGTGTGGGAGATACAAAAGTGTTGTTGGGGGTGGGGATATGACTGCTTTGTTCTAGGTGTGGGAGATACAAAAGTGTTGTGGGGGGTGGGGATATGACTGCTTTGTTCTAGGTGTGGGAGATACAAAAGTGTTGTGGGGGTGGGGATATGACTGCTTTGTTCTAGGTGTGGGAGATACAAAAGTGTTGTGGGGGTGGGGATATGACTG comes from the Haliotis asinina isolate JCU_RB_2024 chromosome 12, JCU_Hal_asi_v2, whole genome shotgun sequence genome and includes:
- the LOC137258138 gene encoding endonuclease/exonuclease/phosphatase family domain-containing protein 1-like; translation: MGAVNSCCIPRRSFEECRENKISTPRIKGHRRNLSATFNFSFGDDDSAETTTTLLNINVATEEELMTLPGINRSTAQNIIDYRRQISNFKKIEDLALVSGVGATKLSHIRSEICVSSKRTPSLHSNSPDGSKSDLNSSTTSSYRERKKSNGTSPVKVNVNSANVFQLMKVKGLGQSLAENIVIYRDKKGPFKSIDDLVKVKGIGPSILSAIQHSLTLDDSDAAKKPSVYTNGGLPNNSNNDCHFEGADIGRNSSRASMDNLVDILGPLSKKPFRAEVTPFNFKWKNRRVFRIASWNLEQFSEEKSQNPGVQEVVAMTLLENGFGIVAVQELASEKALDRICDELNTPTSANNKKWAGHRGNWKCSVSEATGRMYRSMEYNAFLYDTSQNIELVSCSLLKKPASGTFPFVRRPFLGVFKINKKFDCVVVSVHLKAAGLQDETLNKTKEEVRQIPALISAIEHQIPGENDIIIVGDFNLSPDSDDYKLLTSNGYTPCIPATTATNISSHNPNGTRCYDNIWINRHTKDVFTGRSSVVRDGLSNPWIPNGWSWGGVVSDHCPVYAEICSNKDLDNGSTNIGSGGVVFTVGGGDS